The proteins below are encoded in one region of Leptotrichia sp. oral taxon 218:
- the rpsG gene encoding 30S ribosomal protein S7: MSRRRRAEKRDVLPDSQYNDKVVTKFINGLMKDGKKSLAESIFYTALNEIKEETNEEGIEVFRRAMENVRPQLEVRSRRIGGATYQVPVEVRKERQQTLAIRWLVRYTRERKEYGMVAKLKKELIAAANNEGGSIKKKEDTYKMAEANRAFAHYKW; this comes from the coding sequence GTGTCAAGAAGAAGAAGAGCGGAAAAAAGAGATGTTTTGCCTGATTCGCAATACAATGATAAAGTAGTAACTAAATTCATAAATGGATTAATGAAAGACGGAAAAAAATCATTAGCAGAAAGTATTTTTTATACAGCATTAAACGAAATTAAGGAAGAAACTAACGAAGAGGGAATTGAAGTGTTCAGAAGAGCAATGGAAAATGTTAGACCTCAATTAGAAGTTAGATCAAGAAGAATCGGAGGAGCTACTTACCAAGTACCAGTTGAAGTTAGAAAAGAAAGACAACAAACTTTAGCAATCAGATGGTTAGTTAGATACACAAGAGAAAGAAAAGAATATGGAATGGTAGCTAAACTTAAAAAAGAATTAATTGCAGCCGCTAATAATGAAGGTGGATCAATTAAGAAAAAAGAAGATACTTATAAAATGGCTGAAGCAAATAGAGCGTTCGCACATTACAAATGGTAA
- the rpsL gene encoding 30S ribosomal protein S12 — translation MPTINQLVRFGRSTTEKKKKSPALKGNPQKRGVCVRVYTTTPKKPNSALRKVARVKLVNGIEVTAYIPGIGHNLQEHSIVLLRGGRTKDLPGVRYKIIRGALDTAGVVNRKQGRSRYGAKKPAAAK, via the coding sequence ATGCCTACTATTAATCAATTAGTAAGATTTGGTAGAAGTACAACTGAAAAAAAGAAAAAATCACCTGCATTAAAAGGTAATCCACAAAAAAGAGGGGTTTGTGTAAGAGTATATACAACTACACCTAAAAAACCAAACTCAGCGTTAAGAAAAGTAGCAAGGGTTAAATTAGTAAATGGAATTGAAGTAACTGCTTATATTCCAGGAATCGGACACAACTTACAAGAACACAGTATCGTTCTTTTAAGAGGAGGAAGAACAAAAGATTTGCCAGGGGTTAGATATAAAATAATCAGAGGAGCATTGGATACAGCAGGAGTTGTAAACAGAAAACAAGGTAGATCAAGATACGGTGCAAAAAAACCGGCAGCAGCTAAATAA
- the gpmA gene encoding 2,3-diphosphoglycerate-dependent phosphoglycerate mutase yields the protein MKLVLIRHGESQWNLENKFTGWKDVDLSPKGVEEAKAGGKALKEQGLVFDVAYTSYLKRAIKTLNYVLEELDELYIPVYKSWRLNERHYGALQGLNKAETAKKYGDDQVLIWRRSFDVAPPAIDKSSEYYPKSDRRYADLTDEEAPLGESLKDTIARVLPYWHSDISKSLKEGKNVIVAAHGNSLRALIKYLLNISDEDILKLNLTTGKPLVFEIDKDLNVVSSPDSF from the coding sequence ATGAAATTAGTATTAATCAGACATGGTGAAAGCCAATGGAATTTGGAAAACAAATTTACTGGATGGAAAGATGTAGATTTAAGTCCTAAAGGTGTGGAAGAAGCAAAAGCTGGAGGAAAAGCATTAAAAGAACAAGGCTTAGTTTTTGATGTTGCTTATACTTCTTACTTAAAAAGAGCTATCAAAACTCTAAATTATGTTTTGGAAGAATTGGATGAATTGTATATTCCAGTTTACAAATCTTGGAGACTTAATGAAAGACACTACGGTGCATTACAAGGATTGAATAAAGCAGAAACTGCTAAAAAATATGGAGATGACCAAGTGCTTATCTGGAGAAGAAGTTTTGATGTTGCACCACCTGCAATTGACAAATCAAGTGAATATTATCCAAAATCAGACAGAAGATACGCAGATTTAACTGATGAAGAAGCACCACTTGGAGAAAGTTTAAAAGATACAATCGCAAGAGTGTTACCTTACTGGCATTCAGATATTTCAAAAAGCTTAAAAGAAGGTAAAAATGTTATTGTAGCAGCTCATGGAAACAGCTTGAGAGCATTAATAAAATATTTGTTAAATATTTCAGATGAAGATATCTTGAAATTAAACTTAACAACTGGAAAACCATTAGTTTTTGAAATAGACAAAGATTTAAATGTGGTTTCATCACCAGATTCTTTCTAA
- the fusA gene encoding elongation factor G encodes MARKVALKDTRNIGIMAHIDAGKTTTTERILFYTGVNHKIGEVHEGAATMDYMEQEQERGITITSAATTAFWNKHRINIIDTPGHVDFTVEVERSLRVLDGAVAVFSAVDGVQPQSETVWRQADKYNVPRMAFFNKMDRVGADFDMCVNDIKEKLGGNGVPIQLPIGAEDDFEGIIDLVTMKEYLFKDETMGADYDITEIRAELAEKAEEAREHMIESVVETDDELMEKYFGGEEISEEEIKKALRAATIEGTVVPVLCGTAFKNKGIQPLLDAIVAYMPSPVDINEGKVKGTDPKTEEPMEREISDDAPFSALAFKIITDPFVGRLSFFRVYSGILEKGSYVLNSTKGKKERMGRLLQMHANKREELDVVYSGDIAAAVGLKDTTTGDTLCAENAPIILEKMEFPDTVIQIAVEPKTKADQEKMGTALSKLAEEDPTFKVTTNQETGQTLISGMGELHLEIIVDRMKREFKVEANVGKPQVAYRETINGAADVEEKYAKQSGGRGQYGHVKMKVEANPDKGYEFINQITGGAIPREYIPAVDKGIQEALEAGVVAGYPVQDVKVTLYDGSYHEVDSSEMAFKIAGSMAIKKALRAANPVLLEPIFKVEVTTPEEYMGDVIGDLNSRRGQVSGMTDRNNAKIIDAQVPLAQMFGYATDLRSKTQGRASYSMEFEKYVEVPKNIAQQVIDERQGK; translated from the coding sequence ATGGCAAGAAAAGTTGCTTTGAAAGATACTAGAAATATTGGTATCATGGCTCATATTGATGCTGGAAAAACAACTACAACTGAAAGAATTTTATTCTATACAGGAGTTAACCATAAAATTGGAGAGGTTCATGAAGGAGCCGCTACAATGGATTATATGGAACAAGAACAAGAAAGAGGAATTACAATTACATCAGCAGCAACAACTGCATTTTGGAATAAACATAGAATTAACATCATAGATACACCAGGTCACGTTGACTTTACGGTTGAAGTTGAAAGATCTTTAAGAGTATTAGATGGAGCGGTTGCAGTGTTCTCAGCAGTTGATGGTGTTCAACCACAATCTGAAACAGTTTGGAGACAAGCTGATAAATACAACGTTCCAAGAATGGCTTTCTTTAATAAAATGGATAGAGTTGGAGCAGATTTCGATATGTGCGTCAACGACATTAAAGAAAAATTAGGTGGAAACGGCGTACCTATTCAATTACCAATTGGTGCTGAAGATGATTTCGAAGGAATCATTGACTTGGTAACAATGAAAGAATATTTATTTAAAGATGAAACTATGGGTGCAGACTATGATATTACTGAAATTAGAGCAGAATTAGCTGAAAAAGCTGAAGAAGCAAGAGAGCATATGATTGAATCTGTAGTTGAAACTGATGATGAATTAATGGAAAAATACTTCGGTGGAGAAGAAATTTCTGAAGAAGAAATCAAAAAAGCATTGAGAGCTGCTACAATCGAAGGAACTGTTGTACCAGTATTATGTGGAACAGCATTTAAAAATAAAGGAATTCAACCATTACTTGATGCAATCGTTGCTTATATGCCTTCACCAGTTGATATCAATGAAGGAAAAGTAAAAGGAACTGATCCTAAAACTGAAGAACCAATGGAAAGAGAAATTAGCGATGACGCTCCATTCTCAGCATTGGCATTTAAAATTATCACAGATCCATTTGTTGGAAGATTATCATTCTTCAGAGTTTATTCAGGAATTTTAGAAAAAGGTTCTTATGTATTGAACTCAACTAAAGGTAAAAAAGAAAGAATGGGAAGATTGCTTCAAATGCACGCTAATAAGAGAGAAGAACTTGATGTAGTTTACTCTGGAGATATAGCTGCTGCAGTTGGATTAAAGGATACTACAACAGGAGATACATTGTGTGCTGAAAATGCGCCAATTATCCTAGAAAAAATGGAATTCCCTGATACAGTTATTCAAATAGCTGTTGAACCAAAAACAAAAGCTGACCAAGAAAAAATGGGAACAGCACTTTCAAAACTTGCTGAAGAAGATCCAACATTTAAAGTTACAACTAACCAAGAAACTGGACAAACATTGATTTCAGGAATGGGAGAATTACATTTGGAAATCATCGTAGACAGAATGAAGAGAGAATTTAAAGTTGAAGCAAATGTAGGTAAACCACAAGTTGCATACAGAGAAACAATCAATGGTGCAGCGGATGTTGAAGAAAAATATGCTAAACAATCAGGAGGACGTGGACAATACGGACATGTTAAGATGAAAGTTGAAGCAAATCCAGATAAAGGCTATGAATTTATCAATCAAATTACAGGAGGAGCTATTCCAAGAGAATATATTCCAGCTGTAGATAAAGGTATTCAAGAAGCACTAGAAGCGGGAGTAGTTGCAGGATACCCAGTTCAAGATGTAAAAGTTACATTATACGACGGATCTTACCACGAAGTCGATTCATCAGAAATGGCGTTTAAAATTGCTGGATCAATGGCAATCAAAAAAGCTCTAAGAGCTGCAAACCCAGTATTATTAGAACCAATTTTTAAAGTTGAAGTTACAACACCAGAAGAATATATGGGAGATGTAATCGGAGACTTGAACTCAAGAAGAGGACAAGTTTCAGGAATGACTGATAGAAATAATGCAAAAATTATTGATGCACAAGTACCATTAGCTCAAATGTTTGGATATGCAACTGACTTAAGATCAAAAACTCAAGGAAGAGCTTCATATTCAATGGAATTTGAAAAATATGTAGAAGTGCCTAAAAATATTGCACAACAAGTTATTGATGAAAGACAAGGAAAGTAA
- the tuf gene encoding elongation factor Tu — MAKAKFERSKPHVNIGTIGHVDHGKTTTTAAISKVLSEKGLAEKVDFENIDQAPEERERGITINTAHIEYETAKRHYAHVDCPGHADYVKNMITGAAQMDGAILVVSAADGPMPQTREHILLARQVGVPYIVVYLNKVDMVDDEELLELVEMEVRELLNEYGFPGDDVPVIKGSSLGALNGEQKWVDAIMELMDAVDEYIPTPERPIDQPFLMPIEDVFTITGRGTVVTGRVERGVVKVGEEVEIVGIKPTSKTTVTGVEMFRKLLDSGQAGDNIGALLRGTKKEEVERGQVLAKPGTITPHTGFKSEVYVLTKDEGGRHTPFFTGYKPQFYFRTTDITGEVNLPEGVEMVMPGDNIEMTVELIHPIAMEEGLRFAIREGGRTVASGVVATITK, encoded by the coding sequence ATGGCAAAAGCTAAATTCGAGAGAAGTAAACCACATGTAAACATAGGAACAATTGGTCACGTTGACCACGGAAAAACAACAACAACAGCAGCAATTTCAAAAGTATTATCTGAAAAAGGATTAGCTGAAAAAGTTGATTTTGAAAACATTGACCAAGCTCCTGAAGAAAGAGAAAGAGGAATTACAATTAACACTGCTCACATTGAGTATGAAACTGCAAAAAGACACTACGCTCACGTAGATTGTCCAGGACACGCGGATTATGTAAAAAACATGATCACAGGAGCAGCTCAAATGGATGGTGCTATTCTAGTAGTATCAGCAGCTGACGGTCCAATGCCTCAAACAAGAGAACACATCTTGCTAGCAAGACAAGTAGGAGTACCTTATATCGTAGTATACTTAAATAAAGTAGATATGGTAGACGACGAAGAATTATTAGAATTAGTAGAAATGGAAGTAAGAGAATTATTAAATGAATACGGATTCCCTGGAGACGATGTACCAGTAATTAAAGGGTCTTCATTAGGAGCATTAAATGGAGAACAAAAATGGGTAGATGCAATCATGGAATTGATGGATGCAGTGGATGAATATATCCCAACACCAGAAAGACCAATTGACCAACCATTCCTTATGCCAATTGAAGATGTATTCACAATTACAGGAAGAGGAACAGTAGTAACAGGAAGAGTAGAAAGAGGAGTAGTAAAAGTTGGGGAAGAAGTAGAAATCGTAGGAATTAAACCAACTTCAAAAACAACAGTAACAGGAGTAGAAATGTTCAGAAAATTATTAGATTCAGGACAAGCTGGAGATAATATAGGAGCATTATTAAGAGGAACTAAGAAAGAAGAAGTGGAAAGAGGACAAGTATTGGCAAAACCAGGAACAATCACTCCACATACAGGATTTAAATCAGAAGTATATGTATTGACAAAAGATGAAGGAGGAAGACATACTCCATTCTTTACAGGATACAAACCACAATTCTATTTCAGAACAACTGATATTACAGGAGAAGTAAACTTACCAGAAGGTGTAGAAATGGTAATGCCTGGAGATAACATTGAAATGACAGTAGAATTGATTCACCCAATTGCAATGGAAGAAGGATTAAGATTTGCGATTAGAGAAGGTGGAAGAACAGTAGCTTCAGGAGTAGTTGCAACTATTACTAAATAA
- a CDS encoding DUF2721 domain-containing protein, with the protein MTLEITTPAVLFPTVSLLLLAYTNRFLALTSIVRQMDSSGEVEHEFYQVKNLKKRLNYIKKMQYFGVSSLLMCAISMLFLFFQIDFVGKISFAISLVLLVISLLFSLLEIQISLEALRIHLNYSENESNESEDKNKE; encoded by the coding sequence ATGACTTTGGAAATAACTACACCAGCGGTATTGTTTCCTACCGTATCTCTTTTGTTACTTGCATATACAAATAGATTTTTGGCATTGACATCAATTGTTAGGCAGATGGATTCAAGCGGAGAAGTGGAACATGAATTTTATCAAGTAAAGAATTTGAAAAAAAGACTTAATTACATAAAAAAAATGCAGTATTTTGGGGTTTCAAGTTTGCTTATGTGCGCTATTTCGATGCTATTTCTATTTTTTCAGATAGATTTTGTTGGAAAAATAAGTTTTGCAATAAGTCTTGTGCTACTTGTAATTTCGCTCTTATTTTCACTTTTGGAAATACAGATTTCACTTGAAGCGTTGAGAATTCACTTAAATTATAGTGAAAACGAAAGTAATGAAAGCGAAGATAAAAATAAAGAATAA
- a CDS encoding N-acetylmuramoyl-L-alanine amidase, with translation MAVVPLNAAGTDKGLVCIDPGHQLKGNSGLEPVAPGSNVRKVKVSSGTRGVATKKNEYQLTLEVGLKLRDALKTKGYPVYMIRETNDVNISNKERAEKANSMGCEAYIRIHADGINNSSTNGVSVLTASAKNPYTKDVQRPSEKLSRDILSEYVKATGAKNRGISYRDDLTGTNWSKVPTTLIELGFMSNPAEDRKMATQEYQNKMVTGILNGIEKYFREK, from the coding sequence ATGGCAGTGGTACCGCTTAATGCAGCTGGAACCGATAAAGGTTTAGTTTGTATTGATCCTGGTCATCAATTAAAAGGAAATTCAGGACTTGAACCTGTAGCGCCAGGATCGAATGTGAGAAAAGTGAAAGTTTCATCTGGGACAAGAGGAGTTGCAACAAAAAAAAATGAATATCAGTTGACTCTTGAAGTTGGATTAAAATTAAGAGATGCATTAAAAACAAAAGGTTATCCAGTTTATATGATAAGAGAAACAAATGATGTAAATATAAGTAATAAGGAGAGAGCTGAAAAAGCAAATAGCATGGGATGTGAAGCCTATATCAGAATACATGCCGATGGAATAAACAATTCAAGTACAAACGGAGTTTCAGTTTTGACAGCTTCAGCAAAAAATCCATATACAAAAGATGTTCAGCGTCCGAGTGAAAAATTGTCAAGAGATATTTTATCTGAATATGTAAAAGCGACAGGTGCTAAAAACAGAGGAATTTCATACAGAGATGACTTAACAGGGACAAACTGGTCAAAAGTTCCAACTACATTAATAGAATTAGGATTTATGTCAAATCCTGCAGAAGATAGAAAAATGGCAACACAAGAATATCAAAATAAAATGGTGACAGGAATTTTAAATGGAATAGAAAAATATTTTAGAGAAAAATAA